A window of Juglans regia cultivar Chandler chromosome 7, Walnut 2.0, whole genome shotgun sequence contains these coding sequences:
- the LOC109008446 gene encoding uncharacterized protein LOC109008446 isoform X1, producing MADRNSAIVKPIWMKQAEEAKLKSEAEKAAAAKAAFEATFKDVEKNREKESALSDSESEEYEDLANKPIGPVDPSKCTAAGTGIAGGTACAPSSFMVVTKDADGRKVPNGGAQIKVKVLPGVGVGGSEQEGIVKDMSDGTYTVTYVVPKRGNYMVNVECNGKPIMGSPFPVFFSAGTQGASTGGLLGLAPASSFPNMVNQTMPNMPNYSGSVSGAFPGLLGMIPGIVPGASGGAILPGIGASLGEVCREYLNGRCAKTDCKLNHPPHNLLMTALAATTTMGTVSQVPMAPSAAAMAAAQAIVAAQALQAHAAQVQAQAQSAKELSGSPDKAGKADALKKTLQVSNLSPLLTVEQLKQLFSFCGTVVECTITDSKHFAYIEYSKPEEATAALALNNMDVGGRPLNVEMAKSLPQKPALLNSPLSSSSLPLMMQQAVAMQQMQFQQALLMQQTMTAQQAANRAATMKSATELAAARAAEISKKLKPDGLGDEEKEAKRKSRSPSISRPKSRSKSRSPANFQRRRRSRSYSPPSRQPRDHRSRSPVRSRHHSSYENEWRSHRDIRDGGDRTRMRDLGRSRRDSERSDRHSSSLRRNRRSVSPLTRKSYRADSVSPKRYQESSLHRARKSSRARSRSPSHHRGGRSSPRIDDENKSRHRKRSRSKSVEGKHQSDDKIDESRDEKSKHNDRRRSRSVSPEGKHHRSSRSSPTPRILGENKFRHRGRSRSKSLEGKPHSNEKSNESRDKPKHSDRRRSRSKSLERKRHTEGKVDEIREEKSRHRDRRRSRSRSVEGKRHSKEKADESRDRKSKHRDRRRSRSVSVEARHYRGGRSSPKDLDGRKLKHRRHSRSNSAERKHHSYDRADESRAVKSKQRERSRSRSISAEHKHNRGGSLSPISLVENKTKDTRQSTPESGEGNLHSCDGRDENSDENLKHHEHAEKEPDTILKDLTSMNDNGLLISVRENRNLKEAMKTRAMEGDQDMENTHLTNVSSEDGSFFRGCKIPLVAEEIMENGASDVEHPELGMGDQKNCEKSIRVENSDKTCLSQDHVGDESEFMIGGRSSISQMLKAQQRSSISPEEDMFSSDASAEDKR from the exons ATGGCCGACCGGAATTCCGCCATTGTTAAGCCTATATGGATGAAGCAAGCCGAAGAGGCAAAGCTCAAGAGTGAGGCTGAGAAAGCCGCGGCTGCAAAAGCCGCTTTTGAAGCCACCTTCAAGGATGTAGAGAAAAATCGTGAAAAGGAATCGGCTTTATCAGACAGTGAATCGGAAGAATATGAGGATTTGGCGAACAAACCGATTGGGCCAGTGGACCCTTCAAAGTGCACAGCTGCTGGTACTGGCATAGCGGGCGGCACTGCATGTGCCCCATCTTCGTTTATGGTGGTAACGAAAGATGCGGATGGGAGGAAGGTGCCCAATGGGGGCGCGCAGATTAAGGTGAAGGTGTTGCCTGGAGTGGGTGTTGGAGGATCAGAGCAAGAAGGTATTGTGAAGGATATGAGTGATGGAACATATACAGTTACCTACGTGGTTCCGAAGAGGGGGAATTACATGGTGAATGTTGAGTGTAATGGGAAGCCCATCATGGGTAGCCCATTCCCAGTATTTTTCAGTGCAGGTACTCAAG GTGCTAGTACCGGAGGACTACTAGGTTTGGCCCCTGCCTCCAGTTTTCCAAATATGGTTAATCAAACCATGCCCAATATGCCAAATTATTCAGGATCTGTTTCAGGGGCATTCCCAGGATTATTGGGAATGATTCCAGGCATTGTACCTGGTGCATCAGGGGGTGCTATTTTGCCTGGAATTGGTGCATCTTTGGGGGAAGTTTGTCGAGAGTACCTTAATGGTCGGTGTGCCAAAACTGACTGTAAGTTGAACCACCCACCTCACAATTTGCTAATGACTGCACTAGCTGCAACAACCACAATGGGGACTGTAAGTCAAGTTCCCATGGCACCGTCTGCAGCTGCAATGGCTGCTGCTCAAGCAATTGTTGCTGCCCAAGCCCTTCAAGCCCATGCAGCTCAGGTGCAAGCACAAGCTCAGTCCGCCAAAGAATTATCTG GTTCACCTGATAAAGCTGGGAAGGCTGATGCACTGAAGAAGACACTTCAAGTTAGCAACCTTAGCCCACTTCTCACAGTGGAACAACTCAAACAACTTTTCAGCTTTTGCGGCACCGTTGTTGAATGTACCATCACTGATTCAAAGCATTTTGCTTATATAGAATACTCAAAACCTGAAGAAGCAACTGCAGCTTTGGCACTGAATAATATGGATGTTGGAGGTCGCCCTTTGAATGTTGAAATGGCAAAATCTCTTCCTCAAAAACCAGCTCTTTTGAATTCTCCACTGTCTTCATCTTCTCTGCCTCTGATGATGCAGCAAGCTGTTGCCATGCAGCAGATGCAATTCCAGCAGGCACTGCTTATGCAACAAACTATGACTGCACAGCAGGCAGCAAACCGAGCTGCAACCATGAAGTCAGCAACAGAGTTAGCTGCAGCCAGAGCTGCAgaaataagtaagaaattaaaacctgATGGACTTGGAGATGAAGAGAAGgaagcaaaaagaaaatccag ATCACCATCAATCTCTCGCCCGAAGTCAAGGTCCAAGTCAAGGTCACCAGCCAATTTTCAACGAAGGCGCAGGTCTCGTTCTTACTCACCTCCATCCCGCCAACCAAGGGATCATAGATCCAGATCGCCAGTGAGATCTCGCCATCATTCCAGCTATGAAAATGAATGGCGGTCCCATAGAGACATTCGGGATGGTGGTGACAGAACTAGAATGCGAGATTTAGGAAGATCACGTCGGGATTCTGAAAGATCAGATCGTCATTCATCTTCTCTAAGGAGAAACAGGAGGAGTGTGAGCCCTCTAACGAGAAAATCGTACCGAGCTGACTCGGTCTCACCAAAACGTTATCAAGAAAGTTCACTGCATAGAGCAAGGAAATCATCTCGTGCTCGTTCAAGATCCCCAAGTCATCACAGGGGAGGTAGGTCATCTCCAAGAATTGACGATGAAAACAAATCAAGACACAGAAAACGCTCTAGGTCAAAATCGGTTGAAGGCAAGCATCAGTCTGATGACAAAATAGATGAGTCCCGAGATGAAAAATCAAAGCATAATGACCGAAGGCGGTCCAGGTCAGTATCTCCTGAAGGCAAGCATCATAGAAGCAGCAGGTCATCTCCAACTCCAAGAATTTTGGGGGAAAATAAATTCAGACATAGAGGGAGGTCCAGGTCAAAGTCTTTAGAAGGTAAGCCCCACTCCAATGAGAAATCCAACGAATCCAGGGATAAACCAAAACATAGTGATAGAAGGCGGTCTAGATCAAAGTCTCTGGAGCGCAAGCGTCACACTGAGGGGAAAGTAGATGAAATAAGGGAAGAAAAATCTAGACATCGTGATAGAAGGCGGTCCAGATCGAGATCTGTGGAAGGAAAGCGGCACTCCAAGGAGAAAGCAGATGAAAGCAGGGACAGAAAATCAAAGCATCGTGATAGAAGACGGTCAAGGTCGGTCTCCGTGGAGGCTAGGCATTATAGAGGAGGTAGGTCATCTCCAAAAGATTTAGATGGTAGAAAACTAAAACACAGAAGGCATTCTAGGTCAAATTCTGCTGAAAGGAAGCATCACTCCTATGATAGAGCAGATGAGAGTAGAGCTGTAAAGTCAAAGCAGCGTGAGAGATCACGGTCCAGATCAATATCAGCAGAACACAAGCATAATAGAGGTGGTAGTTTGTCACCGATAAGCTTGgtggaaaataaaacaaaagacacAAGGCAATCTACGCCAGAATCTGGTGAAGGGAACCTTCATTCCTGTGATGGAAGGGATGAAAACAGTGATGAAAATTTGAAGCATCATGAACATGCAGAAAAGGAACCAGATACCATTTTGAAGGATTTGACTAGCATGAATGATAATGGTCTGTTAATTTCAGTACGTGAGAATCGTAACTTGAAGGAAGCAATGAAAACTAGGGCAATGGAAGGTGACCAGGATATGGAAAACACTCATTTGACAAATGTTAGCAGTGAAGATGGTTCATTTTTTCGAGGTTGTAAAATCCCCTTGGTTGCTGAGGAGATAATGGAAAATGGAGCATCCGATGTTGAGCATCCAGAGCTAG GAATGGGAGATcaaaaaaattgtgagaagtCAATTCGTGTTGAAAATAGTGACAAAACTTGCTTAAGCCAGGATCACGTCGGAGATGAATCAGAGTTCATGATTGGAGGCAGGTCTTCAATTTCCCAGATGCTGAAGGCTCAACAGAGAAGCTCCATCTCACCTGAGGAAGATATGTTTTCAAGTGATGCCAGTGCAGAAGATAAACGCTGA
- the LOC109008446 gene encoding uncharacterized protein LOC109008446 isoform X2, with the protein MADRNSAIVKPIWMKQAEEAKLKSEAEKAAAAKAAFEATFKDVEKNREKESALSDSESEEYEDLANKPIGPVDPSKCTAAGTGIAGGTACAPSSFMVVTKDADGRKVPNGGAQIKVKVLPGVGVGGSEQEGIVKDMSDGTYTVTYVVPKRGNYMVNVECNGKPIMGSPFPVFFSAGASTGGLLGLAPASSFPNMVNQTMPNMPNYSGSVSGAFPGLLGMIPGIVPGASGGAILPGIGASLGEVCREYLNGRCAKTDCKLNHPPHNLLMTALAATTTMGTVSQVPMAPSAAAMAAAQAIVAAQALQAHAAQVQAQAQSAKELSGSPDKAGKADALKKTLQVSNLSPLLTVEQLKQLFSFCGTVVECTITDSKHFAYIEYSKPEEATAALALNNMDVGGRPLNVEMAKSLPQKPALLNSPLSSSSLPLMMQQAVAMQQMQFQQALLMQQTMTAQQAANRAATMKSATELAAARAAEISKKLKPDGLGDEEKEAKRKSRSPSISRPKSRSKSRSPANFQRRRRSRSYSPPSRQPRDHRSRSPVRSRHHSSYENEWRSHRDIRDGGDRTRMRDLGRSRRDSERSDRHSSSLRRNRRSVSPLTRKSYRADSVSPKRYQESSLHRARKSSRARSRSPSHHRGGRSSPRIDDENKSRHRKRSRSKSVEGKHQSDDKIDESRDEKSKHNDRRRSRSVSPEGKHHRSSRSSPTPRILGENKFRHRGRSRSKSLEGKPHSNEKSNESRDKPKHSDRRRSRSKSLERKRHTEGKVDEIREEKSRHRDRRRSRSRSVEGKRHSKEKADESRDRKSKHRDRRRSRSVSVEARHYRGGRSSPKDLDGRKLKHRRHSRSNSAERKHHSYDRADESRAVKSKQRERSRSRSISAEHKHNRGGSLSPISLVENKTKDTRQSTPESGEGNLHSCDGRDENSDENLKHHEHAEKEPDTILKDLTSMNDNGLLISVRENRNLKEAMKTRAMEGDQDMENTHLTNVSSEDGSFFRGCKIPLVAEEIMENGASDVEHPELGMGDQKNCEKSIRVENSDKTCLSQDHVGDESEFMIGGRSSISQMLKAQQRSSISPEEDMFSSDASAEDKR; encoded by the exons ATGGCCGACCGGAATTCCGCCATTGTTAAGCCTATATGGATGAAGCAAGCCGAAGAGGCAAAGCTCAAGAGTGAGGCTGAGAAAGCCGCGGCTGCAAAAGCCGCTTTTGAAGCCACCTTCAAGGATGTAGAGAAAAATCGTGAAAAGGAATCGGCTTTATCAGACAGTGAATCGGAAGAATATGAGGATTTGGCGAACAAACCGATTGGGCCAGTGGACCCTTCAAAGTGCACAGCTGCTGGTACTGGCATAGCGGGCGGCACTGCATGTGCCCCATCTTCGTTTATGGTGGTAACGAAAGATGCGGATGGGAGGAAGGTGCCCAATGGGGGCGCGCAGATTAAGGTGAAGGTGTTGCCTGGAGTGGGTGTTGGAGGATCAGAGCAAGAAGGTATTGTGAAGGATATGAGTGATGGAACATATACAGTTACCTACGTGGTTCCGAAGAGGGGGAATTACATGGTGAATGTTGAGTGTAATGGGAAGCCCATCATGGGTAGCCCATTCCCAGTATTTTTCAGTGCAG GTGCTAGTACCGGAGGACTACTAGGTTTGGCCCCTGCCTCCAGTTTTCCAAATATGGTTAATCAAACCATGCCCAATATGCCAAATTATTCAGGATCTGTTTCAGGGGCATTCCCAGGATTATTGGGAATGATTCCAGGCATTGTACCTGGTGCATCAGGGGGTGCTATTTTGCCTGGAATTGGTGCATCTTTGGGGGAAGTTTGTCGAGAGTACCTTAATGGTCGGTGTGCCAAAACTGACTGTAAGTTGAACCACCCACCTCACAATTTGCTAATGACTGCACTAGCTGCAACAACCACAATGGGGACTGTAAGTCAAGTTCCCATGGCACCGTCTGCAGCTGCAATGGCTGCTGCTCAAGCAATTGTTGCTGCCCAAGCCCTTCAAGCCCATGCAGCTCAGGTGCAAGCACAAGCTCAGTCCGCCAAAGAATTATCTG GTTCACCTGATAAAGCTGGGAAGGCTGATGCACTGAAGAAGACACTTCAAGTTAGCAACCTTAGCCCACTTCTCACAGTGGAACAACTCAAACAACTTTTCAGCTTTTGCGGCACCGTTGTTGAATGTACCATCACTGATTCAAAGCATTTTGCTTATATAGAATACTCAAAACCTGAAGAAGCAACTGCAGCTTTGGCACTGAATAATATGGATGTTGGAGGTCGCCCTTTGAATGTTGAAATGGCAAAATCTCTTCCTCAAAAACCAGCTCTTTTGAATTCTCCACTGTCTTCATCTTCTCTGCCTCTGATGATGCAGCAAGCTGTTGCCATGCAGCAGATGCAATTCCAGCAGGCACTGCTTATGCAACAAACTATGACTGCACAGCAGGCAGCAAACCGAGCTGCAACCATGAAGTCAGCAACAGAGTTAGCTGCAGCCAGAGCTGCAgaaataagtaagaaattaaaacctgATGGACTTGGAGATGAAGAGAAGgaagcaaaaagaaaatccag ATCACCATCAATCTCTCGCCCGAAGTCAAGGTCCAAGTCAAGGTCACCAGCCAATTTTCAACGAAGGCGCAGGTCTCGTTCTTACTCACCTCCATCCCGCCAACCAAGGGATCATAGATCCAGATCGCCAGTGAGATCTCGCCATCATTCCAGCTATGAAAATGAATGGCGGTCCCATAGAGACATTCGGGATGGTGGTGACAGAACTAGAATGCGAGATTTAGGAAGATCACGTCGGGATTCTGAAAGATCAGATCGTCATTCATCTTCTCTAAGGAGAAACAGGAGGAGTGTGAGCCCTCTAACGAGAAAATCGTACCGAGCTGACTCGGTCTCACCAAAACGTTATCAAGAAAGTTCACTGCATAGAGCAAGGAAATCATCTCGTGCTCGTTCAAGATCCCCAAGTCATCACAGGGGAGGTAGGTCATCTCCAAGAATTGACGATGAAAACAAATCAAGACACAGAAAACGCTCTAGGTCAAAATCGGTTGAAGGCAAGCATCAGTCTGATGACAAAATAGATGAGTCCCGAGATGAAAAATCAAAGCATAATGACCGAAGGCGGTCCAGGTCAGTATCTCCTGAAGGCAAGCATCATAGAAGCAGCAGGTCATCTCCAACTCCAAGAATTTTGGGGGAAAATAAATTCAGACATAGAGGGAGGTCCAGGTCAAAGTCTTTAGAAGGTAAGCCCCACTCCAATGAGAAATCCAACGAATCCAGGGATAAACCAAAACATAGTGATAGAAGGCGGTCTAGATCAAAGTCTCTGGAGCGCAAGCGTCACACTGAGGGGAAAGTAGATGAAATAAGGGAAGAAAAATCTAGACATCGTGATAGAAGGCGGTCCAGATCGAGATCTGTGGAAGGAAAGCGGCACTCCAAGGAGAAAGCAGATGAAAGCAGGGACAGAAAATCAAAGCATCGTGATAGAAGACGGTCAAGGTCGGTCTCCGTGGAGGCTAGGCATTATAGAGGAGGTAGGTCATCTCCAAAAGATTTAGATGGTAGAAAACTAAAACACAGAAGGCATTCTAGGTCAAATTCTGCTGAAAGGAAGCATCACTCCTATGATAGAGCAGATGAGAGTAGAGCTGTAAAGTCAAAGCAGCGTGAGAGATCACGGTCCAGATCAATATCAGCAGAACACAAGCATAATAGAGGTGGTAGTTTGTCACCGATAAGCTTGgtggaaaataaaacaaaagacacAAGGCAATCTACGCCAGAATCTGGTGAAGGGAACCTTCATTCCTGTGATGGAAGGGATGAAAACAGTGATGAAAATTTGAAGCATCATGAACATGCAGAAAAGGAACCAGATACCATTTTGAAGGATTTGACTAGCATGAATGATAATGGTCTGTTAATTTCAGTACGTGAGAATCGTAACTTGAAGGAAGCAATGAAAACTAGGGCAATGGAAGGTGACCAGGATATGGAAAACACTCATTTGACAAATGTTAGCAGTGAAGATGGTTCATTTTTTCGAGGTTGTAAAATCCCCTTGGTTGCTGAGGAGATAATGGAAAATGGAGCATCCGATGTTGAGCATCCAGAGCTAG GAATGGGAGATcaaaaaaattgtgagaagtCAATTCGTGTTGAAAATAGTGACAAAACTTGCTTAAGCCAGGATCACGTCGGAGATGAATCAGAGTTCATGATTGGAGGCAGGTCTTCAATTTCCCAGATGCTGAAGGCTCAACAGAGAAGCTCCATCTCACCTGAGGAAGATATGTTTTCAAGTGATGCCAGTGCAGAAGATAAACGCTGA